One window of the Geotrypetes seraphini chromosome 19, aGeoSer1.1, whole genome shotgun sequence genome contains the following:
- the LOC117352362 gene encoding alpha-(1,3)-fucosyltransferase 9-like, with amino-acid sequence MDSKFKRRLKLILSLFPRFFLILVLLFSLFIYLWSFVDLNSTFCHPADKNLSPTLLQSELQYKNGPLSKTEQNNLELTILIWTWPFGERFPLDTCEKLYGISGCHLTADRRLYERADAVIIHYQDVMYSKKELPWAPRPPNQWWIWFNLEPPSLTKNMDMLDNLFNLTMTYRYDSDIVRPYGWLEVLKEPQDFIIPNKSKLVAWAISNWMPNSRRVKYYEELKKHIPIDIFGKTYLPLQWDDFMSTISVYKFYLSFENSIHVDYITEKLWNNALLSGAVPIVSGPPRENYESFLPKDSFIHINDFPSAKEMAVYLLELDANNEKYQRYFQWRSRFRVRREIGWDNHYCKACRWLHQVPAYKIIPSVAKWFSSQDYPDQ; translated from the coding sequence ATGGACTCAAAATTCAAAAGACGGTTAAAGCTGATTCTCTCCTTATTTCCTCGGTTCTTCCTCATCCTGGTTCTGTTATTCTCTCTATTCATATATCTCTGGAGCTTCGTGGACCTCAATTCTACATTCTGTCATCCTGCAGACAAAAATCTCTCCCCTACACTACTGCAGTCTGAGTTACAGTACAAGAATGGACccctctctaaaactgaacagaATAACCTTGAACTTACCATCTTGATCTGGACTTGGCCTTTTGGAGAACGTTTCCCTCTAGACACTTGTGAGAAGTTGTATGGCATATCAGGTTGCCACCTCACAGCTGATCGCAGGTTGTATGAACGGGCGGATGCTGTGATCATCCATTACCAGGATGTGATGTATTCAAAAAAAGAGCTTCCCTGGGCTCCAAGACCACCTAACCAGTGGTGGATCTGGTTCAACTTGGAGCCACCTAGCCTCACAAAAAACATGGATATGCTGGACAACCTGTTTAATCTAACTATGACTTATCGCTATGATTCTGACATTGTTAGACCCTATGGATGGCTAGAGGTGCTCAAGGAACCTCAGGACTTTATCATTCCAAACAAATCAAAACTAGTGGCTTGGGCTATTAGTAACTGGATGCCAAACAGCCGACGGGTAAAGTATTATGAGGAGCTTAAGAAACACATCCCTATAGATATCTTTGGAAAAACATATTTACCCTTGCAATGGGATGATTTCATGTCTACCATCTCTGTGTATAAATTCTATTTGTCTTTTGAAAATTCAATTCATGTGGACTATATCACAGAGAAGCTCTGGAATAATGCTCTGCTCTCAGGGGCTGTGCCTATTGTTTCTGGACCACCTCGGGAGAATTATGAAAGTTTTCTTCCTAAAGATTCTTTTATACACATCAACGATTTCCCCAGTGCTAAGGAAATGGCTGTTTACCTGTTGGAACTAGATGCCAACAATGAGAAGTATCAACGTTATTTTCAGTGGCGATCCCGATTCCGAGTGAGAAGGGAGATTGGTTGGGATAATCATTACTGCAAAGCGTGCCGTTGGCTACACCAGGTTCCTGCCTACAAAATCATTCCCAGTGTGGCCAAGTGGTTCAGTTCTCAGGACTACCCAGATCAATGA
- the LOC117352263 gene encoding nitric oxide synthase-interacting protein-like — protein MDHQVDLSPVLLGLCDGGVMTGGTFSYLPFLSPDGYIYDKEAILEYILHQKKEITLQLKAYEKQRSELKTEQEELSKAVKESQVKGFLEKEMSIVLKPVNHLTAVPD, from the exons ATGGACCATCAAGTAGACTTATCTCCTGTTTTGTTAGGCTTGTGTGATGGTGGTGTGATGACTGGTGGAACATTCTCTTATCTTCCTTTCCTTAGCCCTGACGGTTACATCTATGACAAGGAAGCAATCCTGGAATACATTTTGCACCAGAAGAAGGAGATTACCCTGCAGCTGAAG GCATATGAAAAGCAGAGGAGTGAGCTGAAGACGGAACAAGAGGAGCTGAGCAAAGCAGTCAAAGAGTCGCAAGTGAAAGGCTTTCTGGAGAAAGAAATGTCCATTGTCCTCAAACCTGTGAACCATTTGACCGCagtgccag ATTGA
- the LOC117352259 gene encoding alpha-(1,3)-fucosyltransferase 6-like gives MGLIRRWQFLCSYVLITFMSFWFSMISFLYNNLFVLSFSVPAMESNTKSYSLRQIFLFLLIQIVLSFFLFTLIQTSGDSKLFFYSSKNDSLLVKCLTTSTKGENETELIILIWSWPFGSHFPLDECPELYGISGCQFTADRSWYNHSDAVILHHRDVCHNKKQLPQVPRPLNQRWIWFNLESPSHSPNLHFMNDLINLTMSYRLDSDIFTPYGWLETLREPRNISIPPKSKMVAWVVSNWNPSSKRVKYYEELRKHIQIDVFGNGRMPLSREKHHETISQYKFYLAFENSQHQDYITEKLWSNALASSAVPVVLGPTRENYERFLPREAFIHVDDFPSAKKMAAYLLELDKDNERYQSYFHWQSRKQLVGRTSWITHLCKACWILQHSPTYRTISSLSKWYK, from the coding sequence atgggtctgatccggagatggcagttcttatgttcttatgttcttattaccttCATGAGTTTTTGGTTTTCAATGATAAGTTTTCTATATAACAACCTTTTTGTGCTTTCTTTCTCAGTTCCAGCCATGGAGTCCAATACGAAGAGTTACTCACTGAGACagatctttctcttccttcttatTCAGATTGTTCTCAGTTTCTTTTTATTCACTTTAATTCAGACTAGTGGGGACTCCAAACTTTTTTTCTACTCCTCCAAGAATGACAGTTTGTTAGTAAAGTGTCTCACAACATCCACCAAAGGTGAAAACGAGACAGAACTAATCATTTTAATTTGGtcatggccttttggaagtcaTTTTCCCCTGGATGAGTGCCCAGAATTGTACGGCATTTCAGGCTGCCAGTTCACAGCTGACAGGAGCTGGTATAATCATTCGGATGCTGTAATTCTTCATCACAGAGATGTTTGTCACAACAAGAAACAACTGCCTCAAGTCCCGAGACCATTGAATCAACGCTGGATCTGGTTCAACCTAGAGTCACCTTCACATAGCCCTAATTTGCACTTTATGAATGACCTGATAAATCTCACCATGTCCTACAGGCTCGATTCAGACATCTTCACTCCATATGGCTGGTTAGAGACACTCAGAGAGCCTCGGAACATTAGTATCCCACCTAAATCCAAGATGGTGGCATGGGTAGTCAGCAACTGGAACCCAAGTTCCAAACGGGTGAAATATTACGAGGAGCTAAGGAAGCATATTCAAATAGATGTCTTTGGGAACGGACGCATGCCCCTGTCCAGGGAAAAGCACCATGAAACCATTTCTCAATATAAGTTCTATTTAGCTTTTGAGAACTCACAGCACCAGGATTATATCACTGAGAAACTCTGGAGCAATGCCCTGGCCTCATCAGCTGTACCTGTAGTCCTTGGCCCAACCCGGGAGAACTATGAGCGCTTCTTGCCCCGAGAGGCTTTCATCCACGTTGACGACTTCCCCAGTGCAAAAAAAATGGCTGCTTACCTACTGGAGCTGGACAAAGATAATGAAAGATACCAGAGTTATTTCCACTGGCAATCACGAAAACAGCTAGTTGGCAGAACTAGTTGGATAACACATTTATGTAAAGCCTGCTGGATACTGCAGCATTCCCCAACCTACAGAACTATTTCTAGTCTGAGCAAATGGTACAAGTAA